A stretch of Suncus etruscus isolate mSunEtr1 chromosome 9, mSunEtr1.pri.cur, whole genome shotgun sequence DNA encodes these proteins:
- the SCAND1 gene encoding SCAN domain-containing protein 1 — MAASEPSLPADPGHPEPPPPPSPSPESPQEAEPAPAPARSSEGPAAPEPARPAAAAASPPPPPPAASAAPGAEAAALGRAQGPGASRLGPETFRLRFRQFRYQDAAGPREAFRQLRELSRQWLRPDVRTKEQIVEMLVQEQLFAILPDAARARRPRRRTDVRITG; from the coding sequence ATGGCAGCGAGCGAGCCGAGCCTCCCGGCGGACCCCGGCCACcccgagccgccgccgccgccatcgCCATCGCCCGAGAGCCCGCAGGAGGCCGagccggccccggccccggcgcgGAGCTCTGAGGGTCCGGCCGCCCCCGAGCCGgcccgccccgccgccgccgccgccagccctccgcctcctcctccggCCGCCTCGGCGGCTCCCGGGGCCGAAGCCGCCGCTCTGGGCCGCGCTCAGGGCCCCGGCGCCTCCCGCCTCGGCCCCGAGACCTTCCGCCTGCGCTTCCGCCAGTTCCGCTACCAGGACGCGGCGGGCCCGCGCGAGGCCTTCCGGCAGCTGCGGGAGCTGTCGCGCCAGTGGCTGCGGCCCGACGTCCGCACCAAGGAGCAGATCGTGGAGATGCTGGTGCAGGAGCAGCTCTTCGCCATCCTGCCCGACGCGGCGCGAGCGCGCCGGCCCCGTCGCCGCACCGACGTGCGCATCACCGGCTGA